Proteins encoded together in one Ictidomys tridecemlineatus isolate mIctTri1 chromosome 3, mIctTri1.hap1, whole genome shotgun sequence window:
- the LOC144376178 gene encoding uncharacterized protein LOC144376178: protein MEVSRGWGSRPATRHCLPFFPQFTLNKGWSCSFSSNSMCREEYPESSTTGQELGLREYSLGDLEDTLEPAFFYDSFSSASTISSSSIQQEVYQMLGSQVTLTCPEVDDQGHQVPALTENLEPMEEQAEAALVLVEASVRGPPPPPSDRELELDEPAVDYQGQHPLLALQSALHLERNPHPLFFSQIIWLFVFIVCIYYFSII from the exons ATGGAGgtgagcaggggctggggctcccgGCCAGCTACCAGGCACTGTCTTCCATTCTTTCCACAGTTTACCCTCAACAAGGGCTGGAGCTGCAGCTTCAGCTCCAACTCCATGTGCAGGGAGGAATATCCAGAGTCAAGCACCACTGGGCAGGAGCTGGGCCTCAGG GAATACTCCCTGGGGGACCTGGAGGACACCCTGGAGCCTGCCTTCTTTTATGATTCATTCTCTTCGGCCTCAACTATCTCAAGTTCCTCCATACAACAAGAGGTGTACCAAATGTTGGGAAG CCAGGTCACTCTCACATGCCCCGAGGTGGATGACCAAGGACACCAGGTCCCAGCCTTGACAGAGAACCTGGAGCCCATGGAGGAACAGGCTGAAG CCGCTCTGGTGCTTGTGGAAGCTTCCGTTCGAggtccaccacctccaccatctgATAGAGAACTGGAGCTGGATGAACCTGCAGTGGACTATCAAGGCCAACACCCCCTGCTGGCCCTTCAGTCAGCACTGCATCTAGAGAGGAACCCACATCCTCTGTTCTTCTCCCAGATCATTTGGTTATTcgtttttattgtttgtatttattattttagtattatttaa